Proteins encoded within one genomic window of Rhododendron vialii isolate Sample 1 chromosome 1a, ASM3025357v1:
- the LOC131329978 gene encoding uncharacterized protein LOC131329978, which produces MRNEVRLLQRQIKHDQQVMRMGKKRGRGDDVYNEGIVFTDEGFGEVQVPNNDALVITLRIGEYDIERILVDSGSCTKLLYYDAFNKLGLPQTDLEQSITPLVGFGAGAVWPLGKITLPVQAGSVVLRIDFLVVDVPYSYNAIIGRTWLHKMRAVSSTYHQMVKI; this is translated from the coding sequence atgagaaatgaggtgagattactccAGCGGCAGATTAAACATGACCAGCAAGTTATGAggatgggaaagaaaagagggcgaggagACGACGTAtacaacgaaggcatagtttttacagacgAAGGCTTTGGAGAAGTTCAAGTGCCcaacaatgatgctttggtcataaccttACGAATTGGGGAATACGATATAGAGAGAATCCTGGTAgattcagggagttgtacaAAGCTGTTGTATTATGATGCGTTCAATAAATTGGGTCTACCCCAGACAGACTTGGAGCAATCCATAAcacccttggttgggtttggtgcagGTGCTGTCTGGCCCCTCGGGAAAATAACGTTACCTGTTcaggctggatcagtggtgttgaggataGACTTTCTGGTTGTAGATGTTCCTTATtcctataacgcaattataggaaggacttggctgcacaagatgagagctgTCTCTTctacttatcaccagatggtgaagatCTAG